DNA sequence from the Elusimicrobiaceae bacterium genome:
ATTTCGTGCAGCAGCGATACGAGAATGCGCGCGCCGCTGGCTCCGATGGGATGCCCGAGCGCGACCGCGCCGCCGTTGACGTTGAGCCTGGCCGCGTCGAACCCCAGTTCCCTGCCGACCGCGAGCGACTGCGCGGCGAACGCTTCGTTCGCCTCGACCAGATCAACGTCCTTCAGCTGCCAGCCCGCTTTGGCGAGCGCCTTGCGCACCGCTTCCACCGGGCCCATTCCCATGACCGACGGGTCAACGCCGGCCCAGCCGTAGGACACGATTCTGGCGGCCGGTTTGAGGCTGTGTTTCTTTACGGCTTCGGCGGACGCCACCAGCACGGCGGCCG
Encoded proteins:
- a CDS encoding acetyl-CoA C-acyltransferase, producing the protein AAVLVASAEAVKKHSLKPAARIVSYGWAGVDPSVMGMGPVEAVRKALAKAGWQLKDVDLVEANEAFAAQSLAVGRELGFDAARLNVNGGAVALGHPIGASGARILVSLLHEMKKRNAKKGLATLCIGGGMGIAMCIELV